The following DNA comes from Cellulophaga sp. HaHa_2_95.
CCAGAGTTTCTAGACTCTTGGTTTTTTCGATTGTACAAAGATTTCTTTATTTTTAATTTTTTTGCTGTTTTAGCGCTGCTTATTCTTTCATATTATATTATTAAATCTAGGCAGCAGCAAGAGCAGTTTTATGAAGCTCTTGATGTTAAAAATAAAGCACTGTCTAAAGGGCAGGCACAATTAGAAAAAAACAACAATCAGATTAATGCTATAAATAAAAGTCTTTCAATAAAAAATGATCAGCTTAAAGAATTTAACTATTTAGTATCACATAATTTGAGGTCTCCTGTTACCAGTATGTCTGTTATAATAGATATGTTACAAGAAGAGAAAGAGCCTGAAAAAATTAAGGCGTTATTACCAAAAATAGCTACGGTTTCTCATAGTATTTATGAGTTGACGGAAGATATTAGAGCGTATATGGCTATTCTAGATCAAAATCAGATAAAGGTTGAGATTCTAAATGTTCCAAAATTGATAGCATTGGTTAAAAATGAATTTTCGGATTTAATGCTCGGTGAACAAAATTTTAAAATAATTGTTGATTTTAAAGAATGGGAAGCCGTAAATTTTTCAAAATTGTACCTCAAAAGTATACTTCAAAATTTTATATCTAATGCGATGAAGTATAGAGACACTGATAAAATGGAATCTTATGTGCTATTTGAAAGTAAGATGGAAAATGGTCATAAGGTTTTGTATGTGAAAGATAATGGTGTCGGTATAAATTTAGAGCGCCATGGCGCTAATATATTTAAGCTCTACAAGCGTTTTCATAGAAATATATCTGGGAAAGGGGTAGGATTGTTTCTTGTAAAATCACAGCTAGAGGCATTAAATGCTCAAATAAGTGTAGAAAGTAAAGAGGGGCAAGGAACTTCTTTTAAAATTAATTTTTAAGCAATGAAAAAGGGAAACATTTTATTGGTAGATGATGATGAGATTTATCTGTATTTAGTAAAAAAAATACTAAGTAAAATTTCTGAAAAAATTGCAATCAGCTCATTTACGGATGGGGAGCAGGCTATTAATTTTATCTCAAATCAGACAGAGGTTCATAAGGAAGTGCCTGAAGTTATTCTACTAGATGTAAATATGCCCTTTCTAGATGGTTGGGGCTTCTTGGTAGAATTTGAAAAGCTAAAACCTCGATTAGAAAAAGCAGTTAGGATTTACTTGGTAACTTCTTCGGCCTTACCTTCTGATAAGCAAAAAGCAAAGGAGTTTCAGGAATTAACGGGTTATTTTGTTAAACCGATTACAGAGGATAACCTTAAAAATATTCTTACAGAAGTATATGAAACCAATTTCTGAACAGCTATAGCTAGCACTTATATGAGTGGCTGAGTTGCCAAGCAGGTAAATGAAATATAAAATGCATAAGCTAGTTCTAAGTCCAGCTTATGCATGTATTTTAGGTTTATTGTCTTTCTGCGAGAATATCACCATCAGATTCTTGTAATGTAGATTGCACTAATATTACAATATCATCGGGCATGTCTGTTCCTGGGTAAGTAATGGTATAGGTTTCGTCAGTTTTCTTCCAGCTAAAATCAGTCTGTACAGTAAGACCTTTGTTTTCGTATTGGTGGTATCTTCCTAAATATGCATCATTAAAAATCCATTCAGATTCTGTCTTAATAATTTTTTGATTTACGGAATTACTTTCAATGGTATTGGTCCATATGCCAATAACCGGGTCATTGTTAACAGTTGTTTTAGAGCAACTTGCAAAAAGTAACATAGCACAAAGCGCTATGAAAGGGGAGTGCTTTTTCATATTAAGTAGGTTTAATTTGGGACGATAAACATACTAAAGATGACTGGTTTTTTTATATTTTTTTCGACCAACGGTATAATTTTGTAGGAAAATTCGTCAAAATGCACTTTTCTTTAACATTTGTAAGTCGGTTTTCAAGTAAAAAAACTAACAAAATTCAATTTTAAAAGTCAATGTTTAGGCTATTTTTTCTATTAAATTTCAGTATTTTTGGAGCAATTAAATCAATATAAAAAAAATAAAATGAAAGTTACAGTCGTAGGAGCAGGTGCTGTTGGTGCAAGTTGTGCTGAGTACATCGCCATAAAGAATTTTGCATCAGAAGTAGTATTGTTAGATATTAAAGAAGGATTTGCAGAAGGTAAAGCAATGGATTTAATGCAAACAGCTTCTTTAAATGGTTTCGATACAAAAATAACTGGTATTACTAATGATTATTCTGCAACAGCGGGTAGTGATGTTGCGGTAATTACTTCAGGGATTCCTCGTAAGCCAGGAATGACTAGAGAAGAGTTAATTGGAATTAATGCAGGAATTGTTAAGACGGTTTCTTCTAATCTTATTAAATATTCTCCGAACGTTATCCTTATTGTTGTTAGTAATCCAATGGATACAATGACCTACTTGGTACACAAAACAACAGGATTAGCTAAAAATAAGATTATTGGTATGGGCGGTGCATTAGATAGCGCTCGTTTCAAATATAGATTAGCAGAAGCATTAGAATCACCTATTTCTGATGTAGACGGAATGGTAATTGGTGGTCATAGTGATACTGGTATGGTTCCATTAACAGGCCACGCAACACGTAATAGTATCAAAGTTTCAGAATTTTTATCTGAAGAAAGACTAACACAAGTAGCAGAAGACACAAAGGTAGGTGGGGCAACTTTAACTAAATTATTAGGAACTAGTGCATGGTATGCGCCAGGAGCAGCAGTTTCTAGTATGGTTCAGGCAATTGCTTGTGATCAGAAAAAAATGTTCCCATGTTCTGCTTATTTAGAAGGGGAATATGATTTATCTGACCTTTGTATTGGAGTGCCTGTAATTTTAGGAAAAGATGGTATTGAGAAAATAGTAAATATTCCTTTAAGTGACGCTGATAAAGCTAAAATGCAAGAAAGTGCAGCAGGAGTTAAGAAGACTAACGATTTATTAGAGCTGTAATTTGCGCTATTAATTCAATAAAACAAGGGCAGTTGTCGGTTTGATAACTGCCCTTGTTTATAAAAGCAAAAAATATTGTCAATTCCTTACTTAAATGATATATTTGCACGCTTACAAAAAAAAACCAGAAATTAATATAGTAACTAATGCAGAATAAAGGACTTATAAAGCTTTTCGCTTTTTTGTTTGGATTGGTAAGTATTTATCAATTGTCTTACACGTTCATAGCGAACAATGTTGAAAAGAAAGCAGCAACCTATGCTACTAACAGTATTTCTAGTACTGAAACTGATTATTTAGATCGAAGAGAAGATTTAGAGGTCAAGTATTTAGACTCTATTGGAGAGGAATCTATAATGGGATTTACATCCTATAATGATGCTAAAAAGAAGGAGCTAAATAAAGGATTGGATTTAAAAGGTGGTATAAATGTTACCCTTCAAATATCTGTAAAAGATATTTTAAAAGGCTTAGCAAATAATACAACAAATGCTAAATTCAACAAAGCAATAGCAAACGCAGATGCGGCTTCAAAAAGTAGTAGCGATACGTATGTTGATTTATTTTTTCAAGAATTTGATAAAATAGCAGATACAGACGGGGACGTAAAATTAGCATCTCCTGAAATTTTCGCAAATAAAGGTTTAAGTGATGTTATCAAGTTTCAAATGACTGATGATCAGGTGAAGCCTATCATCAGAACTAAAATAGATGAATCTATTATTTCAGCATTTGAAGTATTAAGAGAGCGTATTGATGGTTTTGGGGTTACACAACCTAACATCCAAAGAGAAGGAACTTCAGGTCGTATTTTAGTAGAATTACCTGGAGCTAAAGATATTGCTCGTGCACAAGAATTACTATCTAGCACAGCACAATTAGAATTCTGGGAAACGTACAGACCAGATAATCAAAACTTAAGTCAGTTTTTGTTTGCAGCAAACGAAAAACTTAAAACTCTTGTAGAGGTAGACCAACCAGAAACAATAAGCAAGCCAGAATCAGAAATAGATTCTCTTTTATCTGATGTGGCTCAGGATTCAATTGATTTTGCTAGTGAGGTAAATCCTTTGATTAGTTTATTGATTCCTGCTGATCCAGGAGGAAAAGCTTTCGTAAGAGCTTCAACGCAAGATACCGCACAGATTTCTGCTTATTTAAAGATGCCAGAAATTAGAAGATTGGTTCCTAAAGAATTACAATTTGTAAAATTCTTATGGGAAAGACCAACCGAAGGAGCGGAAATAGTTGGTTTGTATGCTATACAATCTAACAGAGCTGGTGTGCCAAGAATTAGTGGTGATGTAGTTAGTGATGCTCGTGATGATTTTGATCCTCGTAACAGACCAGCGGTAACTATGAGTATGAATACCAAAGGAGCTAAAGAATGGCAGAAACTTACTAATGATGCTAATCTTAACGGTACCGGTATCGCAATTGTTTTAGATAATAAAGTATATACTGCTCCTGGAGTAACTCAAGTTGGAGGTATTTCTGGTGGTCGTTCAGAAATAACAGGTGCATTTACTATTAATGAAACTAAAGATATTGCAAACGTTTTAAGAGCAGGTAAATTACCAGCGAAAGCAGAAATTATAGCATCA
Coding sequences within:
- a CDS encoding response regulator; amino-acid sequence: MKKGNILLVDDDEIYLYLVKKILSKISEKIAISSFTDGEQAINFISNQTEVHKEVPEVILLDVNMPFLDGWGFLVEFEKLKPRLEKAVRIYLVTSSALPSDKQKAKEFQELTGYFVKPITEDNLKNILTEVYETNF
- a CDS encoding malate dehydrogenase, producing MKVTVVGAGAVGASCAEYIAIKNFASEVVLLDIKEGFAEGKAMDLMQTASLNGFDTKITGITNDYSATAGSDVAVITSGIPRKPGMTREELIGINAGIVKTVSSNLIKYSPNVILIVVSNPMDTMTYLVHKTTGLAKNKIIGMGGALDSARFKYRLAEALESPISDVDGMVIGGHSDTGMVPLTGHATRNSIKVSEFLSEERLTQVAEDTKVGGATLTKLLGTSAWYAPGAAVSSMVQAIACDQKKMFPCSAYLEGEYDLSDLCIGVPVILGKDGIEKIVNIPLSDADKAKMQESAAGVKKTNDLLEL